The genomic region GCCGGCCAGCGTCGGCTGCTGCAGCGTCACCAGCCAGCCGAACGGCCACAGCTGGCCCCCGTGGGTGTGCCCGGACAGCTGGAGGTCCACCCCTGCGTCGGCGACCAGCTGGCGCGGCTCGTGCGCGACCAGCACCGTGAAGTCGCCCGGGTCGGTCCCGGCCAGCGCGGCGCGCGGGTCCGGTGCCAGGTCGCCGGTGCCCACCTCGTCGTGGATGCCCGCGACGCTGATCTCGTCGCCGTCCCGGGTGAGCACCACCCGCTCGTTGCGCAGCACGGTGATGCCCAGGTCCTCCCAGCGCTCGAGGTAGGCCGCGGCGTCGCCGGTCTCCATCTCGTGGTTGCCCGAGACCGCGAGCACCCCGAGCGGCGCGTCGAGGTCGGCCAGCGGCGCCAGGTCCGGGCCGGTGTACCGCTCGCGACCGTCGACGAGGTCGCCGCCGAGCACGACCAGGTCGGGGTCCTCGGCGTTCACCATCTCGACCGCTCGCTCCACCCAGGCCCGTCCGCGCACCGCCCCGACGTGCAGGTCGGTGAGCAGCACGACCCGGGTGCCGTCCCAGCCCGGCGGCAGCGCCGGGTCCACCACCTCATACGAGGTGACGTGGGGGCGCTGGGCCACCACGGCGCCCACGGCGACCACCGCCACCGTGGCCAGCACCACCGCCGGTGTCCCCCACCGGAGCATCCACTGCCCGGCCGCGGGGCCCCGCACCAGGCTCGTCACCAGCACGAGGACGGCGAGCAGCACACAGCCGAGGGTGAGGTACCAGGCGAGCGCGAACCAGGCCAGGCCCAGCCACACCAGCGGGCGCCACGGCGCCGGGTCGATGGTGCGGTAGGCGAGGTTGGCGGCCGCGCACAGCAGAGCTCCCCCGCCGAGCACCACCAACGAGGCGCGGCGCGCCCACACCGGCCAGCCGGTGACCACCGCGAGCCGGCGGTGTAGCCAGCGCAACCACCCCGCCGCCAGGGCCAGCAGGACCAGCACGCCCAGGACCCGGGCGACGTCGACCGCCAGGTCGGACACGGCCCGTCAGTCCGCTCAGGCGCCGATGGCCGGCTGCGCTCGGCGAGCCGGCGCGACCGCGGGGGCGCAGGCGCGAGCGGTGCCGGTGCCGGTCGTGGGCGCGGACTGCTCGGGGTGCGACATGCAGCGATCGTAGGACCACGGCACACCCCGCGTCGTGGGTCTCAGCCGGCGGCGGCCTCGGCCAGGGCCTGCTTGCGGACCACCCAGATCCGCTGGCCGACGGTGATCGTGCTGGCCACCGCGAGGAACCACAGGGCGGCGTACATCATCCAGGGCTGGTCGAAGATCGCGCCGAGGCCGGTCATCACCAGGATCGCGACCAGGCGGTCGGCGCGCTCGGCGATGCCGACCTTGACGTCGTAGCCGAGGGTCTCACCGCGCGAGCGGGCGTAGGAGGTCACCGCGCCCATCAGCAGGCAGACCAGCGAGAGCACGAGGTAGAGCCGGCTGGGCTCCTCCCAGGCGAAGTACAGCGCCAGGCCGATGAAGATCGCGCCGTCGGCGATCCGGTCCAGGGTGGAGTCCCAGAACGCGCCGAACTTGCTGACCCGGCCGGTCGAGCGGGCCATGGTGCCGTCGATGAGGTCGCTGAACACGAAGGCAGTGATCACCAGGACGCCGGTGAGCAGCTTGCCCTGCGGGAAGAACACCAGCGCACCGGCGCAGACGCCGAGGGTGCCGACCAGCGTGACCGCGTCGGGGCTCACCCCCATCCGGACGAGGAGGGCGGCGATCGGCGCGGCGACGATCTTGGTCCAGAAAGCGCGGAAATGGTCCATCATGGCCCGAGCAGGCTACCCCTCGGTGAGCGCGGCGCAGACCTCGGCGACGGCGGTGGGCACGCCCGCGACGTACCAGCGCTTGCCGGCGGCCTCGACGTGCCGGGTCTCCCCACCGAGCGCACGGATGATCGCGGCGCCCGGGAGCTCGTCCCACGGCGGTACGGAGTGCTGGCACACGACGTGCAGCATCCCGCTCGCGACGGCCATCGCGTCCATCGAGCCCGAGCCGAGCATCCGCAGGGTGGCGGCCCTGCGGGCGGCGCGGGCGAAGGCGTCCTCGACGGGGGTGCCCAGGAACGGCGGGTGCAGGTAGGTCGCCAGGCACGACTGCGCCAGCGGGCGGTCGACCAGCGGCGCCAGCGGCACGCCGTCGGCCGTCGCCGGGAGGCCCGGTCCGCCGACGTACGTCGTCCCGCTCGCGGGGTGGTGGACCGCTCCGAGCAGCAGGTCCTCGCCGT from Nocardioides sp. dk884 harbors:
- the pgsA gene encoding phosphatidylinositol phosphate synthase; translation: MMDHFRAFWTKIVAAPIAALLVRMGVSPDAVTLVGTLGVCAGALVFFPQGKLLTGVLVITAFVFSDLIDGTMARSTGRVSKFGAFWDSTLDRIADGAIFIGLALYFAWEEPSRLYLVLSLVCLLMGAVTSYARSRGETLGYDVKVGIAERADRLVAILVMTGLGAIFDQPWMMYAALWFLAVASTITVGQRIWVVRKQALAEAAAG
- a CDS encoding metallophosphoesterase, producing MSDLAVDVARVLGVLVLLALAAGWLRWLHRRLAVVTGWPVWARRASLVVLGGGALLCAAANLAYRTIDPAPWRPLVWLGLAWFALAWYLTLGCVLLAVLVLVTSLVRGPAAGQWMLRWGTPAVVLATVAVVAVGAVVAQRPHVTSYEVVDPALPPGWDGTRVVLLTDLHVGAVRGRAWVERAVEMVNAEDPDLVVLGGDLVDGRERYTGPDLAPLADLDAPLGVLAVSGNHEMETGDAAAYLERWEDLGITVLRNERVVLTRDGDEISVAGIHDEVGTGDLAPDPRAALAGTDPGDFTVLVAHEPRQLVADAGVDLQLSGHTHGGQLWPFGWLVTLQQPTLAGVDEVDGVTVVTSRGFGTSGPPVRTGAAPEITVVTLHAG
- a CDS encoding inositol monophosphatase family protein: MSGADDRPSDRPSDAELAVRLVTAGGQLAQRMRAEGLDAEQKTSVSDLVTAADRAAERAIVDALAAERPADGVLGEEGSVHDGTSGRTWVIDPVDGTYNFVAGLDWWCSALALRDGEDLLLGAVHHPASGTTYVGGPGLPATADGVPLAPLVDRPLAQSCLATYLHPPFLGTPVEDAFARAARRAATLRMLGSGSMDAMAVASGMLHVVCQHSVPPWDELPGAAIIRALGGETRHVEAAGKRWYVAGVPTAVAEVCAALTEG